A genomic segment from Lutzomyia longipalpis isolate SR_M1_2022 chromosome 3, ASM2433408v1 encodes:
- the LOC129794029 gene encoding flexible cuticle protein 12-like encodes MKAFVVLALLVAVALAAPLDDSKNAQILRYENDNIGVDGYKFAYETSDGVARQEQAELKNIGTEQEAIVVRGTVSWVGPDGVTYKLDYIADENGFQPQGAHLPQA; translated from the exons ATGAAGGCCTTTGTTGTTCTTGCTCTTCTTGTTGCCGTTGCCCTTGCTGCCCCCCTCGATGATTCAAAAAATGCTCAGATTCT CCGCTACGAGAACGACAACATTGGTGTTGATGGATACAAATTCGC CTATGAAACAAGTGATGGTGTTGCAAGGCAGGAACAGGCTGAGCTGAAGAACATCGGAACAGAGCAGGAAGCTATTGTTGTACGAGGAACCGTATCCTGGGTTGGTCCTGATGGTGTTACCTACAAACTCGACTACATTGCCGATGAGAATGGATTCCAGCCCCAGGGTGCTCACCTTCCCCAAGCCTAA
- the LOC129794030 gene encoding flexible cuticle protein 12-like, with protein MKVILMFAAVVAVALAGPLEPSKTATILRYENDNIGVDGYKYAYETSDGQTAYAQGELKNFGPETNAVVSQGSFSFVSDDGVTYTINWVADENGYRADGAHVPTL; from the exons ATGAAAGTTATTCTTATGTTCGCTGCCGTTGTGGCTGTTGCTCTTGCCGGACCCCTTGAACCATCCAAAACCGCCACCATCCT GCGCTACGAGAACGACAATATTGGCGTTGATGGATACAAATATGC GTATGAGACCAGCGATGGCCAGACTGCCTATGCTCAGGGTGAACTGAAGAACTTCGGACCTGAGACGAATGCTGTTGTCTCCCAGGGATCCTTCAGCTTCGTCAGCGATGATGGAGTCACGTACACAATCAACTGGGTCGCCGATGAGAACGGTTACCGTGCCGATGGTGCCCACGTCCCAACCCTCTAA
- the LOC129794026 gene encoding flexible cuticle protein 12-like — MKVFIALAVLFAVAVAAPPHAVDADRNAQILRYESDNIGVDGYKFAYETSNGIAQQEQAELRNVGTEHEAIAVRGSFSYVGPDGVTYTVNYVADENGFQPQAAHLPHV, encoded by the exons ATGAAGGTCTTCATTGCTCTCGCTGTCCTCTTCGCCGTGGCAGTTGCTGCTCCCCCACATGCAGTTGATGCTGACCGAAATGCCCAGATCCT CCGCTACGAGAGTGACAACATTGGTGTTGATGGATACAAATTCGC CTATGAAACCTCCAATGGAATTGCCCAGCAGGAACAGGCTGAGCTGAGGAATGTTGGAACCGAACATGAGGCCATTGCTGTCCGTGGATCCTTCTCATACGTTGGTCCCGATGGTGTGACCTACACCGTCAACTACGTTGCCGATGAGAATGGCTTCCAGCCCCAGGCTGCTCACCTTCCCCACGTCTAA
- the LOC129794024 gene encoding larval cuticle protein 65Ag1-like: MSKVKYQHIFVTFLLAMAVLGRANAQSIFGDDEDDPDAPPATQPVAQPRAAEPKNFETKVLYEERTNTETGYKFVYELSDGQGREEIGTIHNAGTDQEYLEVTGFYRYTGPDNYIYRVNYKSGPGGYEAETSRYLARNRISPVALKSLVG; encoded by the exons ATGTCGAAA GTGAAATATCAGCATATatttgtgacttttttgctGGCAATGGCCGTTTTGGGCAGGGCGAATGCACAATCAATCTTTGGTGACGATGAAGATGATCCAGATGCACCACCAGCTACACAGCCAGTTGCACAACCAAGGGCAGCAGAACCAAAAAACTTCGAAACAAAAGTACTGTACGAAGAGAGAACTAACACAGAGACTGGATATAAATTTGT gtaCGAACTGAGCGATGGCCAAGGGCGTGAAGAAATTGGTACAATCCACAATGCAGGCACTGATCAAGAATATCTGGAAGTGACTGGATTTTATCGCTACACCGGACCGGACAACTATATCTACAGGGTGAACTACAAATCCGGACCTGGTGGATATGAAGCCGAAACTAGTAGATACCTTGCAAGGAATCGTATCTCCCCCGTTGCGCTGAAATCTCTTGTGGGATGA
- the LOC129794027 gene encoding flexible cuticle protein 12-like has translation MKTIIVLAVVVAFALGAPQAVDDSRNAQILRYETDNIGVDGYRYAFETSDGISRQEEAELKNAGTENEAISVRGSYSWVAPDGQTYTINFIADENGYQPEGAHLPKA, from the exons ATGAAGACC ATTATCGTTCTGGCTGTTGTTGTTGCTTTTGCCCTGGGAGCCCCACAAGCTGTCGATGATTCCCGCAATGCACAGATTCTTCGTTACGAAACGGACAATATTGGTGTCGATGGATACAGATATGC cTTCGAGACAAGTGATGGTATTTCGCGGCAGGAAGAGGCTGAACTGAAGAATGCTGGCACGGAGAATGAAGCTATTTCCGTTCGAGGCTCCTACAGTTGGGTGGCTCCCGATGGTCAGACCTACACCATCAACTTCATTGCTGATGAGAATGGTTACCAACCCGAAGGTGCTCACTTGCCCAAAGCCTAA
- the LOC129794028 gene encoding uncharacterized protein LOC129794028: MPSEMPRNNRNYSGEASQRNQNGQNQDPQAPRNNDERYLERNGRLLMMMDYFQVLLDNMAENLRQNARTLHLLHQNMTYMREEQIRLMENREDPQVFDSDDEFEH; the protein is encoded by the exons ATGCCGTCAGAAATGCCCAGAAACAACAGGAATTATTCTGGCGAGGCCTCACAAAGGAACCAAAATGGTCAGAACCAGGATCCCCAAGCTCCTCGAAATAACGATGAACGGTATTTAGAAAGGAATGGAAGATTATTGATGATGATGGACTACTTTCAAGTTTTAT TGGATAACATGGCTGAGAATTTGCGACAAAATGCCCGTACGCTGCACCTGCTTCACCAAAATATGACCTATATGCGTGAGGAGCAAATAAGATTGATGGAGAACCGGGAGGACCCCCAGGTTTTCGATTCCGACGATGAATTCGAGCACTAG